In Plasmodium relictum strain SGS1 genome assembly, contig: PRELSG_00_v1_65, whole genome shotgun sequence, the following proteins share a genomic window:
- a CDS encoding fam-h protein, with protein sequence MKSNAIKNTSIYDTFCSHTSKGFITKDISTIKISHKKEKKYRLHFFIKFFIYAFLIWILQYSNNLGTCETWNYENNLKNVINLGVKRSLAENNDTIKQEKGLQQCYEQHDMTAINLELSNEQSKIEQNMDIEQENESETKKRNKKRKFNERTSDKCTNDLKTIPLILAFLMSLTSFTLSAIYLKHFVPIFQNYILILSSLSLIIFLIFLLYEEIKMKLKNK encoded by the exons TCCCATACATCTAAAGGTTTTATAACTAAAGATATATCAACTATAAAGATATCCcataaaaaagagaaaaaatatagattacattttttcataaagttttttatatatgccTTTTTAATTTGGATATTACAGTATTCTAATAAT ttAGGTACTTGTGAGACGTGGAATTACgaaaataacttaaaaaatgtaataaatttGGGAGTTAAAAGATCATTAGCAGAAAATAACGATACAATAAAACAAGAAAAAGGATTACAACAATGCTATGAACAACATGACATGACAGCAATAAATTTAGAGTTAAGCAATGAGCAAAGTAAAATAGAGCAGAATATGGATATAGAACAAGAAAATGAATCAGAGACAAAAAAGaggaataaaaaaagaaaatttaatgaaagaACCTCAGACAAATGTACAAATGATCTTAAAACAATTCCACTAATTTTAGCTTTTCTCATGTCACTTACTTCATTCACACTTTCTGCAATATATCTTAAACACTTTGTTCcaatatttcaaaattatattttaatactGTCTAGTTTATctcttataatatttttaatctttttacTTTacgaagaaataaaaatgaagcttaaaaacaaataa